In one Dermochelys coriacea isolate rDerCor1 chromosome 20, rDerCor1.pri.v4, whole genome shotgun sequence genomic region, the following are encoded:
- the LOC119846015 gene encoding beta-1,3-galactosyltransferase 2-like, translating into MGADLLRKLLLVCFSTFLFLLIVIIHQDVPGTLQLELLGAPRGKPISVEKRQGSPTFQWRGTEEERAGDSMPVPVPSHLPATTRHPLQVVYPYSYRFLLNEPDKCRERAPFLVLLVVTEPKDIMVRNAIRQTWGNESAVPGVSMVRLFLTGVHPHYGSPLQWLLEEESALHRDIIQQDFLDTYNNLTLKTLMGMEWVSRHCPNASYVMKADSDVFLNVGFLVRQLLQPQLLPKKDFMTGYIYRNTGPLRSKAYKWYVPWEVYPNDTYPPYCGGPGYVLSGDLAKKVYGVAQTLRVINMEDAFLGICLYKLGISVTNSPWGLFNIFWLEYEKCRFSKLVLVHHYGPTDLLRVWPDFQGGNKTCPS; encoded by the coding sequence ATGGGGGCCGACTTGCTGCGCAAGCTGCTCTTGGTCTGTTTCTCCACCTTCCTCTTCCTGCTGATTGTCATCATCCACCAGGACGTCCCTGGGACCCTGCAGCTGGAGCTCTTGGGCGCACCCCGGGGTAAGCCTATCTCTGTGGAGAAGCGCCAGGGCAGCCCCACCTTCCAGTGGCGAggcacagaggaggagagagctgGGGACTCCATGCCTGTGCCCGTGCCCAGCCACCTGCCAGCGACCACCAGGCACCCGCTGCAGGTCGTCTACCCCTATAGCTACCGCTTCCTCCTGAACGAGCCGGACAAGTGCCGGGAGCGGGCGCCCTTCctggtgctgctggtggtgacGGAGCCCAAGGACATCATGGTGAGGAACGCCATCCGCCAGACCTGGGGCAATGAGAGCGCCGTGCCTGGGGTCTCCATGGTGCGGCTCTTCCTGACCGGGGTCCACCCGCACTACGGCTCCCCGCTGCAGTGGCTGCTTGAGGAGGAGAGCGCCCTGCATCGCGACATCATCCAGCAGGACTTCCTGGACACCTACAACAACCTGACCCTCAAGACGCTGATGGGCATGGAGTGGGTGAGCAGGCACTGCCCCAATGCCAGCTACGTGATGAAGGCTGACAGCGACGTCTTCCTCAACGTGGGCTTCCTCGTCCggcagctgctgcagccccagctgctgcccaaGAAGGACTTCATGACGGGGTACATCTACAGGAACACGGGGCCTCTGCGGAGCAAGGCATACAAATGGTACGTGCCCTGGGAGGTGTACCCCAATGATACCTACCCTCCCTACTGCGGTGGCCCTGGCTATGTGCTCTCTGGAGACCTTGCCAAGAAGGTGTACGGGGTGGCCCAGACCCTCCGGGTCATCAACATGGAGGATGCGTTCCTTGGGATCTGTTTGTACAAGCTGGGCATCAGCGTGACCAACAGCCCCTGGGGCCTCTTCAACATCTTCTGGCTGGAGTATGAGAAGTGCCGGTTCTCCAAGCTGGTGCTGGTGCATCACTACGGGCCCACGGACCTGCTGAGGGTCTGGCCGGACTTCCAGGGTGGGAACAAGACCTGCCCCAGctag